One Eubalaena glacialis isolate mEubGla1 chromosome 11, mEubGla1.1.hap2.+ XY, whole genome shotgun sequence DNA segment encodes these proteins:
- the LOC133101200 gene encoding heterogeneous nuclear ribonucleoprotein A1-like: MSLRSHFEQWGTLTDCVVMRDPNTKRSRGFGFVTYATVEEVDAAMNARPHKVDGRVVEPKRAFSREDSQRPGAHLTKYHTVNGHNREVRKALSKQEMASASSSQRGRSGSRNFGGGHGGGFGGNDNFVCGGNFSARGGFGGSRGSGGYGGSGDGYNGFGNDGSNFGGGGSYNDFGNYNNQSSKFGPMKGGNFGGRSSGPYSGGG; this comes from the exons ATGAGTCTGAGGAGCCATTTTGAGCAGTGGGGAACGCTCACAGATTGTGTGGTAATGAGGGATCCAAACACCAAGCGCTCCAGAGGCTTcgggtttgtcacatatgccaCTGTGGAGGAGGTGGATGCAGCCATGAATGCAAGGCCACACAAGGTGGATGGAAGAGTGGTGGAACCAAAGAGGGCCTTCTCAAGAGAAGATTCTCAAAGACCTGGTGCCCACTTAACT AAATACCACACTGTGAATGGCCACAACCGTGAAGTAAGGAAAGCACTATCTAAGCAAGAGATGGCTAGTGCTTCATCCAGCCAAAGAGGTCGAAGTGGTTCTAGAAACTTTGGTGGTGGTCATGGTGGTGGTTTTGGTGGGAATGACAACTTTGTTTGTGGAGGAAACTTCAGTGCTCGAGGTGGCTTTGGTGGCAGCCGTGGTAGCGGTGGATatggtggcagtggggatggcTATAATGGATTTGGTAATGATGGAAGCAATTTTGGAGGTGGTGGAAGCTACAATGATTTTGGAAATTACAACAATCAATCTTCAAAATTTGGGCCCATGAAAGGAGGAAACTTTGGAGGCAGAAGTTCTGGTCCCTATAGTGGTGGAGGCTAA